Within the Mucilaginibacter sp. CSA2-8R genome, the region TATGGCATAGTGTAAACGATTTGCCTAAGCTTGCTTTCGACCATACCGAAATTTTTAAGACCGGATTTAACAAACTGCGTCGCCGTTTAAGCTATCAACCCATTGCCTATGAACTATTGCCCGAGAAGTTTACACTCACCCAATTGCAGCAGCTTTACGAAGCTATATTAAACAAGAAACTGGATAAGCGTAACTTCCGTAAAAAAATGCTGAGCTATGGCTTTTTAAAAGAGCTGGACGAGAAGCAAAAGAATGTATCATTCAGGGCGGCCAAGCTGTATAAGTTTGACAGGCGTAAATACAGCAAAATATTTCAGAGCGAAATAGGCGTAGATATTTAAGAACCCATTTCTTTATAAAAGCATAAAGCGCCTTGGTACTCCCAAGGCGCTTTATGCTTTTATAGTATAATTATATTACAGTTGGCTTGGTGCCATTTCTAAGTGAAACTTCACTAAGTTATCTATAGGAGAGCGGATGATGTTACCCATAATCATTCCGTTTTCGGTAACAACTTCTTCTAAAACATTCCTAAAATTATAGCCAACCGAGCCGATACAGTTAAAGGAGTATTTTTGGTAGTTAGGGTAGTGAGTAACCAGATTGCGGAAAAAATCTTCGAAAGAAGTTTTTACCAAGTTGCGGGTATACTCCAGATGCACATTGTTATCGTAAACAAACTTACTGAAACCAGCACAAAAGCGGTTAGCTAAAGGCTGAGAATATACCTGCTCGTTAACATCATCAGGGGTAAGGTGGTAAGTGTCCCAAAAGTTTTTGCGAACAGCTTCTGGCATGTAGCCTCTTAAATAGTCGATCAGTAGTTTTTTGCCGATGTAGCAACCACTGCCTTCATCTCCCAAAATGTAAGCACCCGAATCAATGTTATGAACGATATTTTTACCATCATAAATACAGGTATTGGTACCCGTTCCCAAAATAGCTGCAAAGCCTTCATTGTGGCCTAACAAAGCACGAGCTGCGGCCAGCAAGTCATGGCCAATATTAACTTTTGCATTTACAAACACCTGTTTCATGGCCTCTTTTACAAGCTTGCGTTTGTCTTCGGTTGAACAGCCGGCGCCGTAATAGTTTACTTCAACAAGTTTGTCCTTTTCTAAATCGGCAGGTAGGTTACTGTTTAGCGATTGTATGATGTATTCTTTACTTACAAAGTATGGGTTGTAACCTTCAGTATTGAAGTAAACTTTCTTTCCTTCATCATTGACTAAGCACCAGTTTGTTTTGGTGGAGCCGCCGTCAGCTATTAATTTCATGGGCCTTTAATTGATTATATGCGGTAAAAGTAGCATTTACTTAATTTAAATAAAACACTTATTTATTGTAAAAACTACACTAACTAATTTTAGCACGAGAAGCGACTGTTTGGAGTGGATTGTTAAACAACATCCACACATAAAAGCTGCAATTTAATATTGATTTTAAAGTGTGGTTACCACGTTTTAGCATCAAAATTCTCACAGGGCAAGATATAGATTTTTAAATTATATTTGCTGCCATCTGCCATTTTATTTCTTTAGATGTCTAATCTTGCTTTAACCTCGATAACCGACCGCTTACCAAAAATCGACTGTATTGATATAGCTGTTATAGGCTTGGGTTATGTAGGGCTCCCTTTAGCGGTTGAGTTTGCCAAAAAGTTTAAGGTAACCGGTTTTGATAAATCGCAAAGCCGCATTAATGAATTGCTGAAAGGTTATGATCGTACGCAGGAAATTGACCTAAATGAATTGCAGCAAGTAACTGCTGTTGCTAATGGGTTGGGGCTTTCATTCACCACCAATATTGCAAGCATTCAATCATGTAATGTTTATATAGTTGCGGTGCCCACACCAACCGACCGTCATAATCGTCCGGATTTAAGTCTAATTAAACTGGCCAGCGAAACGGTAGGCCAGGTACTGAAAAATGGTGATGTAGTTATTTACGAATCTACAGTATATCCAGGTCTGACAGAAGAAGTTTGTGTACCTATCTTGGAAAGCACATCCGGGCTGATTTTTAATCAGGATTTTTTTGCCGGTTACTCGCCAGAGCGGATCAATCCCGGTGATAAAGTACATACCTTAACTAATATTATTAAAGTAACGTCAGGCTCTACACCCGAGGTTGCCAATTTTGTGGATGATTTGTATAAAACCATCATCGTTGCCGGTACCCATAAGGCGCCAAGTATCAAGGTTGCAGAGGCGTGTAAAGTTATCGAAAACTCGCAGCGAGATATCAATATAGCCTTCGTTAATGAGATAGCTAAAATATTTAATTTGTTGAATATTGATAGCCAGGCCGTGCTGGATGCGGCCGGTACTAAATGGAATTTTTTGAAATTCAGGCCGGGTTTGGTGGGAGGGCATTGTACCGGTGTTGATCCTTATTACCTGGCACAAAAAGCTCAGGAAGTAGGTTACCACCCTGAGATTATTTTGGCGGGCCGACGCATAAATGACGGCATGGGAACTTATGTTGCCCAAGAAGTAATAAAGCTGATGGTGAAAAACGATATCGCCGTTAAAAAGGCGAACATTTTAGTTTTGGGGTTCACTTTTAAAGAAAACTGCCCTGACGTTCGTAATACCCGAGTAGTAGACATTGTTAATACGCTGAATGAGTACGATACTATATGTGAGATTTATGATCCATGGGCTAACCCAGACGAGGTTTGGCAGGATTATAACTTGGAAACATTTAACCGATACGAGCAGTTAACAGGGAGTTATGACGCCATTATATTAGCTGTGTGCCATAAGGAATTTCTGACTATCGATTACGCAAAACTAAAAAAGCACGCTAATGCGGTAGTTTATGATATCAAAGGTTTACTGGATAAAAGTATGGTGCAAGCCCGTTTGTGATGAATTAATTTAAACAAATTGAGGTTTTTGATCTTTACTACTAAGAAATTTAAAATCTTAATAAATAAATTGCATTAATGCTATGGGGAAAGCATACGATTACTTAATTGTGGGTTCTGGTTTATTTGGAGCCGTATTTGCTCACGAGGCTACAAAAAAGGGAAAAAAATGTCTGGTAATCGATAAGCGTAATCATACAGGCGGCAACATTTATTGCGAAAACGTTGAAGGCATTAACGTGCACAAATACGGCGCTCATATTTTTCATACCAACGACAAGCCTATCTGGGATTACGTAAACAGCTTTGTAGAGTTTAACCGGTACACCAACAGCCCGTTGGCGGTGTTTGAAGATGAGATGTACAATCTGCCTTTCAACATGAATACTTTTTATCAGTTGTGGAAAGTTCGTACCCCTGAGGAAGTAAAAGAGAAAATACAGGAACAGATAGAAGCCTCAGGTGTTAAAAATCCGCAGAACTTAGAAGAGCAGGCTATTTCATTGGTAGGTACCGATATCTATTACAAACTAATTAAGGGTTACACCGAAAAACAGTGGGGACGTGATGCTAAAGAATTGCCGGCGTTCATCATCAAGCGCTTACCGGTGCGTTTTACTTACGATAACAATTACTTTAACGACAAATACCAAGGGATACCTATTGGCGGTTACAACAAATTAACAGAAGGCCTATTGCAAGGTATTGAAGTTAAAACCGATGTTGACTACTTTGAAGGTAAAGCACATTGGGATTCATTAGCTGACAAATTAGTTTTTACCGGAAAAATAGATCAGTACTATGATTATAGGTTTGGGCAGTTACAATACCGCAGCTTGAATTTTGAACACCAAACTTTAGATACCGACAACTATCAGGGCAACGCCGTTGTAAATTATACTGAACGTCACATTCCATATACCCGTATCATAGAACATAAGCATTTCGAATTTGGTACGCAGCCTAAAACGGTAATTACCAAAGAGTTTCCTGAAGAATGGAATAATGAAAAAGAGCCTTATTACCCCATTAATGATGCTAAGAATACAGAGATGTACAAACAATATGAGCAATTAGCTAAAGTTGATAGTCACATTGTATTTGGTGGTCGTTTGGCAGAGTATAAGTATTATGATATGCACCAGGTAATTGGATCGGCGTTGAAGAAAAGTAAAGAAATATAGGTATTAGTTACAAAACTGAAATGTGTAAAATGCAAGACTGATTTCAGTATTTGTTTACTGTTGCCTAATTTGTTCTGGATAATTATTTTACGCTAAAACGATTATTTCGATTATCTTTGGCGTAAAAACAATTTATATCAGGGTTAAAATTGCCTTGGTTGAGCAATTCTTTATGAACAAATTCCTATACCTGTTTTTCATAGTTTTTGTCGCTATCTCTTGTCTATTCAGTAATCAGGTTACAGCCCAGATTAATATTCAAAATCTTTCATCAACCAATGTTGATCAATTGTCTGATCAACAAATCATACAGCTTTTGCAACAGGCAGAAGCCAACGGTTTGACAGAGAGTCAGTTGCTGCAAAAAGCTCAGAGCCAAGGTATGCAGAGTGCCCAGTTGCAAAAATTGCAAAGCCGCATCGCAGCACTTAAAAGAAAAGATAATTTTAATGGTAAACAAGCGTCAAACTATGGTAGAGGACTAAATTTTACACCTGATAGTCTTCGGGATACCGTCAAAATAAACATGAACATGTTTGATGTGTTAAAGCCCAAGGTTTATGGGGCAGATCTTTTTAAAAATCGCGCAAGTACTTTTGAGCCAAATTTGCGGTTGGCCACACCTATTAACTATATAATTGGGCCAGATGACCAGCTTAACATTGAGGTATATGGAAGTTCGTTAGTTAATTGGAATTTAACAGTTACTGCTGAAGGTAATATTAATATACCAGGTGTTGGTATTTTAAATGTTGGTGGTAAAACAGTTGAAGCTGTTACTACACTTATTAAAAGCAGACTTGCGGCTAATAATTATGCTATCGGGCGCGGTACTAATGTGCAGGTTAGCTTAGGCAACATTAGAAGCATTAAAGTAATTATGGTTGGGCAGCTCGTACAGCCGGGTACATACACACTGCCATCACTTGCTACCGTTTTTAACGCGCTTAGTGCTGCCGGCGGACCAAATGACCAAGGTTCGTTACGTGAAATTGAAGTCATCCGCAATAATCGTGTGGTCAGAAAACTAGATGTTTATGACTTTTTAGTGAGAGGCAGCCAAAAGGATAACATTACTTTGAGGGATCAAGATGTAATACGTGTACCCACCTATAAAAAGCGGGTAGAGATGGCTGGCCAGGTAAAAATACCAGCTTTATTCGAAGTTTTACCCGGAGAGCACCTACAGGACGTGATTAACTTTGCCGGCGGTTTTACTGACAGCGCATATACAAAGCGTATCACTGTATCACAAATCAGCAATCAGCAACGTAAGCTAACAGATATTACCGAAATTAATTTTGATAAATATACACCATTAAGAGGAGATAGATTCTTTGTTAGGTCAGTAATTAACAGATTTGAAAATAGGGTTGTAATTACAGGTGCAGTGTTCAGGCCCGGAGAATATGAACTACAACCAGGTTTAACGGTTGCAAAATTGATTGAAAATGCAGCGGGTTTAAAAGAAGATGCGTTTAAAAGTCGCGGTACAATAACAAGGTTAAAAGCCGATAATAGTACCGAAATTTTGTCATTTAATGTAAACGATTTAGCCAATTCTACCAATAATATGCTGTTGCAACGTGAGGATAGTGTTAGAGTATATTCAATATTTGACTTGCGCGAGAAATATAATATCACAATAAACGGATCAGTTAGAAAACCCGGAACATTTGCTTTTGCCGATAGCATGAACGTTGAGGATTTGATTTTAAGAGCAGGTGGTTTTACAGAAGGTGCAAGCAGCAAACGCATTGAAGTTGCCCGACGTGTAGATAATTCAGACCCAAGATCAACCAAGAGTAAAGTGGCGCAAGTTTTTACGGTAGATGTAGACAAGCAGTTGAAAC harbors:
- a CDS encoding N-acetylglucosamine kinase; this translates as MKLIADGGSTKTNWCLVNDEGKKVYFNTEGYNPYFVSKEYIIQSLNSNLPADLEKDKLVEVNYYGAGCSTEDKRKLVKEAMKQVFVNAKVNIGHDLLAAARALLGHNEGFAAILGTGTNTCIYDGKNIVHNIDSGAYILGDEGSGCYIGKKLLIDYLRGYMPEAVRKNFWDTYHLTPDDVNEQVYSQPLANRFCAGFSKFVYDNNVHLEYTRNLVKTSFEDFFRNLVTHYPNYQKYSFNCIGSVGYNFRNVLEEVVTENGMIMGNIIRSPIDNLVKFHLEMAPSQL
- a CDS encoding nucleotide sugar dehydrogenase; translation: MSNLALTSITDRLPKIDCIDIAVIGLGYVGLPLAVEFAKKFKVTGFDKSQSRINELLKGYDRTQEIDLNELQQVTAVANGLGLSFTTNIASIQSCNVYIVAVPTPTDRHNRPDLSLIKLASETVGQVLKNGDVVIYESTVYPGLTEEVCVPILESTSGLIFNQDFFAGYSPERINPGDKVHTLTNIIKVTSGSTPEVANFVDDLYKTIIVAGTHKAPSIKVAEACKVIENSQRDINIAFVNEIAKIFNLLNIDSQAVLDAAGTKWNFLKFRPGLVGGHCTGVDPYYLAQKAQEVGYHPEIILAGRRINDGMGTYVAQEVIKLMVKNDIAVKKANILVLGFTFKENCPDVRNTRVVDIVNTLNEYDTICEIYDPWANPDEVWQDYNLETFNRYEQLTGSYDAIILAVCHKEFLTIDYAKLKKHANAVVYDIKGLLDKSMVQARL
- the glf gene encoding UDP-galactopyranose mutase, which encodes MGKAYDYLIVGSGLFGAVFAHEATKKGKKCLVIDKRNHTGGNIYCENVEGINVHKYGAHIFHTNDKPIWDYVNSFVEFNRYTNSPLAVFEDEMYNLPFNMNTFYQLWKVRTPEEVKEKIQEQIEASGVKNPQNLEEQAISLVGTDIYYKLIKGYTEKQWGRDAKELPAFIIKRLPVRFTYDNNYFNDKYQGIPIGGYNKLTEGLLQGIEVKTDVDYFEGKAHWDSLADKLVFTGKIDQYYDYRFGQLQYRSLNFEHQTLDTDNYQGNAVVNYTERHIPYTRIIEHKHFEFGTQPKTVITKEFPEEWNNEKEPYYPINDAKNTEMYKQYEQLAKVDSHIVFGGRLAEYKYYDMHQVIGSALKKSKEI
- a CDS encoding SLBB domain-containing protein — its product is MNKFLYLFFIVFVAISCLFSNQVTAQINIQNLSSTNVDQLSDQQIIQLLQQAEANGLTESQLLQKAQSQGMQSAQLQKLQSRIAALKRKDNFNGKQASNYGRGLNFTPDSLRDTVKINMNMFDVLKPKVYGADLFKNRASTFEPNLRLATPINYIIGPDDQLNIEVYGSSLVNWNLTVTAEGNINIPGVGILNVGGKTVEAVTTLIKSRLAANNYAIGRGTNVQVSLGNIRSIKVIMVGQLVQPGTYTLPSLATVFNALSAAGGPNDQGSLREIEVIRNNRVVRKLDVYDFLVRGSQKDNITLRDQDVIRVPTYKKRVEMAGQVKIPALFEVLPGEHLQDVINFAGGFTDSAYTKRITVSQISNQQRKLTDITEINFDKYTPLRGDRFFVRSVINRFENRVVITGAVFRPGEYELQPGLTVAKLIENAAGLKEDAFKSRGTITRLKADNSTEILSFNVNDLANSTNNMLLQREDSVRVYSIFDLREKYNITINGSVRKPGTFAFADSMNVEDLILRAGGFTEGASSKRIEVARRVDNSDPRSTKSKVAQVFTVDVDKQLKLDNINFVLKPFDIVSVYSLPGFEKQRTLKVEGEVLYPGVYTIQIKNEKISDIIARAGGLTASADAAGGSLKRDNATILGVDKNKLDSAAVEKEKIEKANRLVTSYRDTAAAETVQVRNNYVGINLEKILKEPGSNADILVENGDVLRVPKLQQIVRVNGKVLYPSAVVYSKSKSFNDYVYGAGGYSTEASKRRAYVVYPNGTVKGTRKFLFFNNHPSVKPGSEIFVPEHPPKEKLGIQGIVGLSTAVASLAAILVTLLRN